A single window of Phaenicophaeus curvirostris isolate KB17595 chromosome 7, BPBGC_Pcur_1.0, whole genome shotgun sequence DNA harbors:
- the LOC138722401 gene encoding UDP-glucuronosyltransferase 1A1-like produces MARVSKRSYLVSAGVLVFLSVFCLADGGKLLVVPMDGSHWLSMRLVLAALSQKGHEIIVVAPEVNLNVKASDYYTLKTYPVPLTREELEARMHSFANDLFERRPFLQRITALYEKAQVISGLYVSSCTSLLHNKVLMQYLEGHKFDAVLMDPIVPCGQILALHLSIPSVFFLRGLPCSLDLQATQCPDPPSYIPRTFTDNSDHMMFIQRVENLFLKSSESFLCNFAYLPFELLASDFLHRPVTMKELLSHGSIWLKRMDFVFEYPMPVMPNIVFIGGINCGKKKPLSQVLSYSISRI; encoded by the exons ATGGCTCGAGTGAGTAAACGCAGTTACTTAGTTTCTGCgggggttttggttttcctgtCTGTGTTCTGCTTGGCTGATGGAGGGAAGCTGTTGGTGGTGCCCATGGATGGGAGTCACTGGCTCAGCATGCGCTTGGTGCTGGCAGCCCTCAGCCAGAAGGGGCACGAAATAATTGTTGTCGCACCAGAAGTAAACTTGAACGTGAAGGCATCTGATTATTACACTCTAAAAACTTATCCAGTGCCTTTAACTAGGGAAGAACTGGAAGCACGCATGCATTCATTTGCTAATGATCTTTTTGAAAGAAGACCTTTTCTTCAGAGAATTACTGCGCTTTATGAAAAAGCTCAAGTCATCTCTGGTCTCTACGTATCCTCCTGTACCAGTTTACTGCACAATAAGGTTCTGATGCAATATCTTGAAGGACATAAATTTGACGCTGTTCTCATGGATCCTATTGTACCATGTGGACAAATACTGGCTCTGCATCTCTCTAttccatctgttttctttttacggGGACTCCCCTGCAGTTTGGATTTGCAGGCTACTCAGTGTCCAGATCCCCCTTCCTACATCCCAAGAACATTTACAGACAACTCAGACCACATGATGTTTATCCAGCGTGTGGAAAACTTATTTCTTAAGTCATCAGAATCCTTTCTTTGCAATTTTGCCTATTTGCCATTTGAACTTCTGGCCTCAGATTTTCTCCACAGACCAGTAACAATGAAGGAACTCCTAAGCCATGGATCCATTTGGCTTAAAAGAATGGATTTTGTTTTTGAGTATCCCATGCCAGTGATGCCCAACATAGTTTTCATTGGAGGTATAaactgtggaaagaaaaaaccaTTATCTCAG GTACTTTCCTATAGCATTAGCAGGATCTAA